From Anopheles funestus chromosome 3RL, idAnoFuneDA-416_04, whole genome shotgun sequence, a single genomic window includes:
- the LOC125771026 gene encoding selenoprotein F, which yields MRFCTITWFLLSLLTVITAEFSAEDCRELGLIKSQLFCSSCSSLSDYGLIELKEHCLECCQKDTASDTKLKVYPSAVLEVCTCKFGAYPQIQAFIKSDRPAKFPNLTIKYVRGLDPIVKLMDEQGNVKETLSITKWNTDTVQEFFETRLAKVEDDDYLKTNRV from the exons ATGAGATTCTGTACAATTACGTGGTTCTTGTTGTCCTTGCTGACTGTG ATCACCGCAGAGTTCTCAGCCGAAGATTGCCGGGAATTGGGCCTTATCAAATCgcaattgttttgttcatcATGCAGCAGCTTGAGCGATTATGGACTGATTGAACTGAA GGAACATTGCCTAGAATGCTGCCAAAAGGACACGGCCAGTGATACGAAGCTAAAGGTATACCCGTCTGCGGTGCTAGAGGTGTGTACGTGCAAGTTTGGAGCGTACCCCCAGATACAGGCATTTATTAAAAGCGATCGACCGGCAAAGTTTCCTAACCTAACCATTAAGTACGTGCGTGGGTTGGATCCGATCGTGAAGCTGATGGATGAACAAGGCAATGTCAAGGAGACGCTCTCCATCACGAAATGGAACACTGACACAGTGCAGGAGTTTTTCGAGACGCGATTGGCAAAGGTTGAAGACGACGATTATCTAAAAACGAATCGTGTTTGA
- the LOC125771020 gene encoding activating signal cointegrator 1 complex subunit 2 homolog, giving the protein MKTSMILLLCAAIVLVAAEDRKGPSNTHQDAKQHESHGQQQQQQQQQHQLKQQKPHEQYHQGPASQQHPLKQNQQPQPSAYKHKRETPKDNADGQSTTGAPKVTVDPKQPSVLPAVIGQAPKTKRDTVAAQPAARPSTNAPPKAATYSQQRKSQSPPRPTAAKLNRDQPSNTAQSATNAKAPAAANQQGSSSTTANPSKKL; this is encoded by the exons ATGAAGACTTCC ATGATTCTGCTACTCTGTGCCGCAATCGTATTGGTTGCAGCCGAAGACAGGAAGGGTCCTTCTAATACGCACCAGGACGCCAAGCAGCATGAGAGTCacggtcagcagcagcagcagcagcagcaacagcatcagctGAAGCAACAGAAGCCTCACGAACAGTACCACCAGGGTCCAGCTTCCCAGCAACACCCACTGAAGCAGAATCAGCAACCACAGCCGTCCGCCTACAAACATAAGCGAGAGACGCCAAAGGATAATGCTGACGGACAATCGACCACCGGTGCACCGAAGGTAACCGTAGATCCGAAACAACCGTCGGTTCTGCCGGCCGTCATCGGTCAGGCACCGAAAACCAAGCGTGATACCGTAGCTGCTCAGCCTGCTGCCCGTCCCTCCACAAACGCTCCACCAAAGGCTGCTACTTACAGCCAGCAGAGAAAATCTCAATCACCCCCACGTCCTACCGCCGCCAAGCTGAACCGTGACCAACCCTCTAACACTGCACAGTCGGCTACAAATGCTAAGGCTCCGGCTGCCGCGAACCAACAAGGTTCCTCCTCGACCACAGCTAACCCGTCGAAGAAGTTGTAA